In one Pseudomonas hydrolytica genomic region, the following are encoded:
- a CDS encoding ABC transporter substrate-binding protein — MKKIALLGALALSMLSPLAMAEKPLRIGIEAAYPPFAFKTPDGQISGFDYDIGNALCEEMKVECKWIEQEFDGLIPALKVRKFDAVLSSMSITEDRLKSVDFTGKYYHTPAKLAMKAGTELKDPLVDLKGKKVGVQRASIYDRYATDVFAPAGIEVVRYSSQNEIFLDLQSGRLDATLADSVNIDDGFLKTDAGKGFAFTGPDYTETKYFGEGAGIAVRKGDKELADKISAAILAIRANGKYKEVQDKYFDFDVYGE, encoded by the coding sequence ATGAAGAAGATCGCACTGCTCGGCGCCCTGGCGCTGTCCATGTTGTCGCCCCTGGCCATGGCCGAGAAGCCGCTGCGTATCGGCATCGAGGCGGCCTATCCTCCCTTTGCCTTCAAGACCCCGGACGGCCAGATATCCGGTTTCGACTACGACATCGGCAACGCCCTGTGCGAAGAGATGAAGGTCGAGTGCAAGTGGATCGAGCAGGAGTTCGATGGCCTGATCCCGGCGCTCAAGGTGCGCAAGTTCGACGCCGTGCTGTCGTCCATGTCGATCACCGAAGATCGCCTGAAATCCGTGGACTTCACCGGCAAGTACTACCACACCCCGGCCAAGCTGGCGATGAAGGCCGGTACCGAGCTGAAAGATCCGCTGGTCGACCTCAAGGGCAAGAAGGTCGGCGTGCAGCGCGCCTCCATCTACGACCGTTATGCCACCGACGTCTTCGCACCGGCGGGTATCGAGGTGGTGCGTTACAGCTCGCAGAACGAAATCTTCCTCGATCTGCAGTCCGGTCGCCTGGATGCCACCCTGGCCGACTCGGTGAACATCGACGACGGTTTCCTCAAGACCGATGCCGGCAAGGGCTTTGCCTTCACCGGCCCGGACTACACCGAGACCAAGTATTTCGGTGAGGGTGCCGGTATCGCCGTGCGCAAGGGTGACAAGGAGTTGGCCGACAAGATCAGCGCCGCCATCCTGGCCATTCGCGCCAACGGCAAATACAAGGAAGTGCAGGACAAGTACTTCGACTTCGACGTTTACGGCGAGTAA
- a CDS encoding ABC transporter permease produces MLQGYGSTILDGAWLTLLLALTSMAVAIFLGLLGAAFRLSPVRWLAMLGEAYATVIRGIPDLVLILLIFYGGQDIVNRVAPLLGYDEYIDINPFVAGVFTMGFIFGAYLSETFRGAFMAIPKGQGEAGAAYGMSGMQVFFRILVPQMIRFAIPGFTNNWLVLTKATALISVVGLQDMMFKAKNAADATREPFTFYLAVAALYLVLTSVSLLALRFLEKRYSVGTKAADL; encoded by the coding sequence ATGCTTCAAGGCTATGGCTCGACCATACTCGATGGTGCCTGGCTCACCCTGCTTCTGGCGCTTACGTCGATGGCAGTGGCGATCTTTCTCGGTCTGCTCGGGGCGGCCTTTCGCCTGTCGCCGGTCAGGTGGCTGGCGATGCTCGGCGAGGCCTACGCCACGGTGATCCGCGGCATTCCCGACCTGGTGCTGATCCTGCTGATCTTCTACGGCGGCCAGGACATCGTGAACCGCGTCGCGCCGCTGCTCGGCTACGACGAGTACATCGACATCAACCCCTTCGTCGCCGGCGTGTTCACCATGGGCTTCATCTTCGGCGCCTACCTGTCGGAGACCTTCCGCGGCGCCTTCATGGCCATTCCCAAGGGGCAGGGCGAGGCCGGCGCAGCCTACGGCATGAGCGGGATGCAGGTGTTCTTCCGCATCCTCGTGCCGCAGATGATCCGTTTCGCCATTCCCGGCTTCACCAACAACTGGCTGGTGCTGACCAAGGCCACTGCGCTGATCTCGGTGGTCGGCCTGCAGGACATGATGTTCAAGGCCAAGAACGCGGCTGACGCGACCCGCGAGCCGTTCACCTTCTATCTGGCGGTGGCGGCGCTGTATCTGGTGCTGACCAGCGTGTCGCTGCTGGCGCTGCGTTTCCTCGAGAAGCGTTACTCGGTAGGTACCAAGGCGGCTGACCTATGA
- the gspI gene encoding type II secretion system minor pseudopilin GspI gives MKHARGFTLLEVLVALAIFALIAASVLTASARSVRTAAQLEERTLAMWVADNQLVELQLAETPPADGRDQGQVEFAGRRWLWQSEIQATSEPAMRRVTLWVAAEQRGVSGDLRERAVVSLSGFLGAP, from the coding sequence ATGAAACACGCCCGCGGTTTCACCCTGCTCGAGGTGCTGGTGGCACTGGCCATCTTCGCCCTGATCGCCGCCAGCGTGCTCACCGCCAGCGCGCGCAGCGTCAGAACGGCCGCGCAGCTGGAGGAGCGCACCCTGGCCATGTGGGTGGCCGACAATCAGCTGGTGGAGCTGCAACTGGCCGAGACGCCGCCCGCCGATGGCCGCGACCAGGGCCAGGTGGAGTTCGCCGGGCGGCGCTGGCTGTGGCAGAGCGAGATCCAGGCCACCAGCGAGCCGGCCATGCGTCGTGTGACCCTGTGGGTCGCCGCCGAGCAACGCGGCGTCAGCGGCGATCTGCGCGAGCGGGCCGTGGTCAGCCTTAGCGGTTTTCTGGGGGCGCCATGA
- the gspH gene encoding type II secretion system minor pseudopilin GspH, translating into MPAAASFGRRHGSAQRGFTLIELLVVLVILGSLIGLAVLSSGVAGPGRELRSEAERLSGLIGVLSEEAVLDNREYGLSFTREGYRVLRYDPQRGEWQTLDRQAHRLPEWAELQFEVEGEALNLPTTTGSATAPQLLILSSGELTPFRLRLAERRRDGLRLQLSSDGFALPRLEELPTGRAG; encoded by the coding sequence ATGCCCGCGGCGGCATCCTTCGGACGCAGGCACGGCTCTGCCCAGCGCGGCTTTACCCTGATCGAGCTGCTGGTGGTGCTGGTCATCCTCGGCAGCTTGATCGGCCTGGCTGTGCTCAGCAGCGGCGTTGCCGGGCCGGGGCGCGAGCTGCGCAGCGAGGCGGAGCGCCTGAGTGGGTTGATCGGCGTGCTTAGCGAGGAGGCGGTGCTGGACAATCGCGAGTACGGCCTGAGCTTTACCCGCGAGGGCTATCGCGTGCTGCGCTACGATCCGCAGCGCGGCGAATGGCAGACGCTCGACCGGCAGGCCCATCGTCTGCCGGAGTGGGCCGAGCTGCAGTTCGAAGTGGAAGGGGAGGCCCTGAACCTGCCGACCACCACCGGCTCGGCCACGGCGCCGCAACTGCTGATTCTTTCCAGCGGCGAGCTCACCCCCTTTCGTCTGCGCCTGGCCGAGCGCCGCCGCGATGGCTTGCGCCTACAGCTGTCCAGTGACGGTTTCGCGCTGCCGCGTCTGGAGGAATTGCCGACGGGACGGGCCGGATGA
- the gspK gene encoding type II secretion system minor pseudopilin GspK: MTRQRGVALITVLLVVAVVTVVCAGLIARQQLSIRSSANHLHVSQAWQYALGGETLAKAILQRDLRQGDPRQPVDHLGELWARPLPPFPLDEGGELRVRIVDPSGRFNLNSLVRQGQPNELALLRLRRLMLRLGIEKPYAERLVDWLDSNNEPQGSNGAEDNQYLLATPPYRSANRELADVSELRLLLDMDELDYRRLLPYVSALPGDVLLNVNTAGAMVLSSLADSLTPDVALSLIAVRGSEGFPSPAAFAAQPALAGLGEQAVQGLAVGSQFFEVFSEVSLGERRVVLRSLLQRSNDGRVSILARDLGQSGAPPVPVEEQQQ, encoded by the coding sequence ATGACGCGGCAACGGGGTGTGGCGTTGATCACCGTGCTGCTGGTGGTCGCCGTGGTGACGGTGGTCTGCGCCGGATTGATCGCCCGCCAGCAGCTGTCCATCCGCAGCAGCGCCAATCATCTGCACGTGAGCCAGGCCTGGCAGTACGCCCTGGGTGGCGAGACGCTGGCCAAGGCCATTCTTCAGCGCGACCTGCGCCAGGGCGATCCGCGCCAGCCGGTCGATCACCTTGGCGAGCTCTGGGCCAGACCGCTGCCGCCTTTCCCGCTGGACGAAGGTGGCGAGCTGCGCGTGCGCATCGTCGATCCCAGCGGGCGCTTCAACCTCAACAGCCTGGTGCGCCAGGGGCAGCCCAACGAGCTGGCGCTGCTGCGTCTGCGTCGCCTGATGTTGCGCCTGGGTATCGAGAAGCCCTATGCCGAGCGCCTGGTCGATTGGCTCGATAGCAACAACGAGCCGCAGGGCAGCAACGGCGCCGAGGACAACCAGTACCTGCTGGCCACGCCGCCCTATCGCAGCGCCAATCGCGAACTGGCCGACGTGAGCGAACTGCGCCTGCTGTTGGACATGGACGAGCTCGATTATCGCCGCCTGCTGCCCTACGTCAGTGCTTTGCCCGGCGACGTGCTGCTCAACGTCAATACTGCCGGTGCCATGGTCCTTTCCAGTCTGGCCGACAGCCTTACCCCGGATGTGGCGCTATCGCTGATCGCCGTGCGAGGCAGCGAGGGCTTTCCCAGCCCCGCGGCCTTCGCCGCGCAGCCGGCGCTGGCTGGCCTTGGCGAGCAGGCCGTGCAGGGGCTGGCAGTGGGTAGTCAGTTTTTCGAGGTGTTCAGTGAGGTCAGTCTCGGCGAACGCCGTGTGGTGTTGCGCAGCCTGTTGCAGCGCAGCAATGATGGCCGGGTCAGTATCCTGGCGCGTGATCTGGGGCAGTCTGGCGCACCGCCGGTGCCGGTTGAGGAACAGCAACAATGA
- a CDS encoding ABC transporter permease, giving the protein MIFDYQMIWENLPLYFSGVLVTLKILLISLAAGLSLALPLALMRVSKSPLVNFPAWLYTYVIRGTPMLVQLFLIYYGLAQFDVIRDSFMWPYFSSATFCACLAFAINTSAYTAEILAGSLKATPHGEIEAAKAMGMSRAKLYRRILLPSALRRALPQYSNEVIMMLHTTSLASIVTLIDITGAARTVSSQYYMPFEAFITAGLFYLVLTFILVRLFKLAERRWLAYMAPRKT; this is encoded by the coding sequence ATGATCTTCGACTATCAAATGATCTGGGAGAACCTGCCGCTGTATTTCAGTGGCGTGCTGGTCACCCTGAAAATCCTGCTGATTTCCCTGGCCGCTGGCCTCAGCCTGGCGCTGCCGCTGGCCCTGATGCGGGTGTCGAAGTCGCCCCTGGTCAACTTCCCGGCCTGGCTCTACACCTACGTGATCCGCGGCACGCCGATGCTGGTGCAGCTGTTTCTGATCTACTACGGCCTGGCCCAGTTCGACGTCATTCGCGACAGCTTCATGTGGCCGTACTTCTCCAGCGCCACCTTCTGCGCCTGCCTGGCCTTCGCCATCAACACCAGCGCCTACACCGCAGAGATTCTCGCCGGCAGCCTCAAGGCCACGCCCCATGGCGAGATCGAGGCAGCCAAGGCCATGGGCATGTCGCGGGCCAAGCTCTATCGTCGCATCCTGCTGCCGTCGGCGCTGCGCCGCGCGCTGCCGCAGTACAGCAACGAGGTGATCATGATGCTGCACACCACCTCGCTGGCCTCCATCGTCACCCTGATCGACATCACCGGGGCGGCGCGTACGGTCAGTTCGCAGTACTACATGCCCTTCGAAGCCTTCATCACCGCCGGCCTGTTCTATCTGGTGCTGACCTTCATTCTGGTGCGCCTGTTCAAGCTGGCCGAGCGTCGCTGGCTGGCCTACATGGCCCCGCGCAAGACCTGA
- the gspG gene encoding type II secretion system major pseudopilin GspG gives MVVVVILGILAALVVPQVMSRPDQAKVTAAQNDIRAIGAALDMYKLDNHNYPSTQQGLEALVSKPGGNPPAKNWNKDGYLKRLPIDPWGNPYQYLAPGTRGAYDLYSLGADGKQGGSDLNADIGNWDL, from the coding sequence ATGGTGGTGGTGGTCATCCTCGGCATTCTGGCGGCGCTGGTGGTGCCGCAGGTGATGAGCCGGCCGGATCAGGCCAAGGTCACGGCAGCGCAGAACGATATTCGTGCCATCGGCGCGGCGCTGGACATGTACAAGCTCGACAACCACAACTACCCCAGCACCCAGCAGGGGCTGGAGGCGCTGGTGAGCAAGCCGGGCGGCAATCCGCCGGCGAAGAACTGGAACAAGGACGGTTATCTCAAGCGTCTGCCCATCGATCCCTGGGGCAACCCGTACCAGTACCTGGCACCGGGCACCCGCGGTGCCTACGACCTGTATTCGCTCGGCGCCGATGGCAAGCAGGGCGGCAGCGATCTGAATGCCGATATCGGCAACTGGGATCTCTGA
- the xcpS gene encoding GspF family T2SS innner membrane protein variant XcpS: MAAFEYIALDGRGRQQKGVLEADSARQVRQLLRERQLAPLEVKATRTREHAGGSARLGFVRGLSARDLALVTRQLATLVQAALPIEEALRAAAAQSTNARIQGMLLAVRARVLEGHSLAGSLREFPAAFPELYRATVAAGEHAGHLGPVLEQLADYTEQRQQSRQKVQLALLYPLILMCASLLIVGFLLGYVVPDVVKVFVDSGQTLPTLTRVLIAVSDWVKAWGLVAVVVLALAIIALRAALRDEAMRLRWHAFLLRVPLLGRLGRATDCARFASTLAILTRSGVPLVEALAIAGEVIGNRVIRGEVLVAAQKVREGGSLTRSLEATGQFPPMMLHMIASGERSGELDQMLARTAKNQENDLSAQIALLVGLFEPFMLVFMGAVVLVIVLAILLPILSLNQMVG, encoded by the coding sequence ATGGCTGCCTTCGAATACATCGCCCTGGATGGGCGCGGTCGCCAGCAGAAGGGCGTGCTGGAGGCCGACAGCGCGCGCCAGGTGCGCCAGTTGTTGCGCGAGCGCCAGCTGGCCCCGCTGGAGGTCAAGGCCACGCGCACCCGCGAGCACGCCGGCGGCAGCGCGCGTCTGGGCTTCGTCCGCGGGCTTTCGGCGCGCGACCTGGCGCTGGTAACCCGGCAGTTGGCCACCTTGGTGCAGGCGGCCCTGCCCATCGAGGAGGCGCTGCGCGCCGCGGCTGCGCAGTCGACCAACGCCCGTATTCAGGGAATGCTGCTGGCGGTGCGCGCACGCGTGCTGGAAGGTCACAGCCTGGCCGGCAGTCTGCGCGAGTTTCCCGCCGCCTTTCCCGAGCTCTACCGCGCCACGGTGGCGGCGGGCGAGCATGCCGGGCATCTCGGGCCGGTGCTGGAACAGCTGGCCGATTACACCGAGCAGCGCCAGCAGTCGCGGCAGAAGGTCCAGCTGGCGCTGCTGTATCCCTTGATTCTGATGTGCGCATCCTTGCTGATCGTCGGCTTTCTGCTGGGTTACGTGGTGCCGGACGTGGTCAAGGTCTTCGTCGATTCCGGGCAGACCCTGCCGACGCTGACCCGCGTGCTGATCGCCGTGAGCGACTGGGTCAAGGCCTGGGGGCTGGTGGCCGTGGTGGTGCTGGCGCTGGCGATCATCGCGCTACGCGCGGCGCTGCGCGATGAGGCGATGCGCTTGCGCTGGCATGCCTTTTTGCTGCGCGTGCCGCTGCTCGGCCGTCTGGGTCGTGCCACGGACTGCGCACGTTTCGCGTCCACCCTGGCGATCCTCACGCGCAGCGGCGTGCCGCTGGTCGAGGCGCTGGCAATCGCCGGCGAGGTGATCGGCAACCGGGTGATTCGCGGCGAGGTGCTGGTGGCTGCGCAGAAGGTGCGCGAGGGCGGCAGTCTGACCCGCTCGCTGGAAGCCACCGGGCAGTTTCCGCCGATGATGCTGCACATGATCGCCAGCGGCGAGCGCTCCGGCGAGCTGGACCAGATGCTGGCACGCACGGCGAAGAACCAGGAAAACGACCTGAGCGCGCAGATCGCCCTGCTGGTCGGATTGTTCGAACCGTTCATGCTGGTATTCATGGGGGCGGTGGTGCTGGTCATCGTACTGGCCATCCTGCTGCCGATTCTTTCGTTGAACCAAATGGTGGGATAA
- a CDS encoding type II secretion system protein M, with protein sequence MASWREFNQNLQLQWQRSTLAQRWQGLPARDRLALLALSLFLLLVLFYLLLWQPAQRHAQAARAAFEEQRALYAYLQSRAPEVRGRDLQPRSSPDPARLQGLVTASAAEQGLVIERLDGEGQGAVQVSLQPAAFAQLLRWIELLEGQGIRVEELGLDRREENQVAARLSLRVGG encoded by the coding sequence ATGGCGTCGTGGCGTGAATTCAATCAGAACCTGCAACTGCAGTGGCAGCGCTCGACGCTGGCGCAGCGCTGGCAGGGTTTGCCCGCCCGGGACCGCCTGGCCCTGCTGGCGCTGAGCCTGTTTCTTCTGCTGGTGCTGTTCTACCTGCTGTTGTGGCAGCCGGCGCAGCGCCATGCCCAGGCGGCGCGGGCGGCCTTCGAGGAGCAGCGCGCCCTGTATGCCTACCTGCAGAGCAGGGCGCCGGAGGTGCGTGGACGAGATCTGCAGCCGCGCAGCAGTCCCGACCCGGCGCGTCTGCAGGGCCTGGTCACGGCCTCGGCAGCGGAGCAGGGGCTGGTGATCGAGCGTCTGGATGGCGAAGGGCAGGGTGCGGTGCAGGTCAGTCTGCAGCCGGCTGCCTTCGCCCAGTTGCTGCGCTGGATCGAGCTGCTGGAAGGGCAGGGCATTCGCGTCGAGGAGCTGGGCCTCGATCGCCGCGAGGAAAACCAGGTGGCGGCGCGTCTCAGCCTGCGGGTGGGGGGCTAG
- a CDS encoding type II secretion system protein N translates to MPIPALPQRLKDNAPILIGMLALTALSVSLAWQSAELLRLVRSPLQQSAERTASTEQQREQAPIAQLFGTPRLADSGPPPATNLQLTLLGSFVHSDPQRSSAVIQRQGGTAQRYAVGGEVDNGVRLDAVYADRVELLRNGRRESLAFPRQQSGQYSLYTPPDEVSEDPVEQLDQLDQDNLEQLRQRMQALREQMEASGTLSEDTPSDQPMESD, encoded by the coding sequence TTGCCCATCCCGGCCCTCCCTCAGCGCCTCAAGGACAATGCCCCGATCCTGATCGGCATGCTGGCGCTGACTGCCCTGAGCGTGAGTCTGGCCTGGCAGAGCGCCGAGCTCCTGCGCCTGGTACGCAGCCCGTTGCAGCAAAGCGCGGAGCGCACTGCCAGCACCGAGCAGCAACGCGAGCAGGCGCCCATCGCCCAGCTGTTCGGTACCCCGCGCCTGGCCGATAGCGGCCCTCCTCCCGCCACCAACCTGCAGCTGACGCTGCTCGGCAGCTTCGTGCACAGCGACCCGCAACGCTCCAGTGCGGTGATCCAGCGCCAGGGCGGCACGGCCCAACGCTATGCCGTCGGCGGCGAAGTGGACAATGGCGTGCGCCTCGATGCGGTATACGCCGACCGCGTCGAGCTGCTGCGCAACGGCCGTCGTGAAAGCCTGGCCTTCCCTCGCCAGCAGAGCGGCCAGTACAGTCTGTATACCCCCCCGGACGAGGTCAGCGAAGACCCCGTCGAACAGCTCGACCAACTCGACCAGGACAATCTCGAGCAACTGCGTCAGCGCATGCAGGCGCTGCGCGAACAAATGGAAGCCTCCGGCACCCTGTCCGAAGACACCCCCTCCGATCAGCCCATGGAAAGCGACTGA
- the gspL gene encoding type II secretion system protein GspL: protein MNQSWIFLPPEACHALSLELAVQRVTPEQSQTLSLAEALRELPASWELVLPVEAVTTCAVQLPTQKARWLRQALPFAVEELLAEDVELMHLALGEKMADGRHRVYALRADWLRECLALCAAQPPQAIRVDADLLPQQGSQLLWLGSRWLLGGEVPWRLALQTENWSALAGRCPSPRIASAPAGQALPEPVDEVHLLEQPHQWLVRQGAGVDLAQGEFAQVQTGAGWQRWRPLAGVVALCLMLQGGFNLAQGWYLQREADAYAASSEALYRQLFPEDRNLINLRAQFDQHLAQTGGGDSLVLELLAEVADALHADGAPQVQINQLDYSAIRADMALQIQAPGFAELERLRERLEQAGQAVQMGSASREADGVSARLVIGG, encoded by the coding sequence ATGAATCAGTCATGGATCTTTCTGCCGCCGGAGGCCTGTCACGCTCTGTCGCTGGAGCTTGCGGTGCAGCGGGTGACACCGGAGCAGAGCCAGACCCTGAGTCTGGCAGAGGCCTTGCGCGAGCTGCCCGCCAGCTGGGAGCTGGTGCTGCCGGTGGAGGCGGTGACCACCTGCGCGGTGCAGCTGCCGACGCAGAAGGCGCGCTGGCTGCGCCAGGCGCTGCCTTTTGCGGTGGAAGAGCTGCTCGCCGAGGATGTCGAACTGATGCATCTGGCGCTGGGCGAGAAAATGGCCGATGGCCGTCATCGCGTCTATGCGCTGCGGGCCGACTGGCTGCGCGAGTGCCTGGCGCTCTGCGCCGCGCAGCCGCCGCAGGCGATTCGTGTGGATGCCGATCTGCTGCCGCAGCAGGGCAGTCAGCTGCTCTGGCTCGGTTCGCGCTGGTTGCTGGGCGGTGAGGTGCCCTGGCGGCTGGCCCTGCAGACGGAGAACTGGTCGGCGCTGGCCGGACGCTGCCCTTCTCCCCGTATCGCCAGTGCGCCGGCCGGGCAGGCGCTGCCCGAGCCGGTCGACGAGGTGCACCTGCTGGAGCAGCCGCACCAGTGGCTGGTGCGGCAGGGGGCAGGCGTCGACCTGGCGCAGGGTGAGTTCGCCCAGGTGCAGACGGGGGCCGGCTGGCAGCGCTGGCGGCCGCTGGCCGGGGTCGTGGCGCTGTGCCTGATGCTGCAGGGGGGCTTCAATCTGGCTCAGGGCTGGTACCTGCAGCGTGAGGCCGATGCCTATGCCGCCTCCAGCGAGGCGCTGTATCGCCAGCTGTTTCCCGAAGATCGCAACCTGATCAACCTGCGGGCGCAGTTCGATCAGCATCTGGCGCAGACGGGGGGTGGCGACAGCCTGGTGCTAGAGCTGCTGGCGGAGGTGGCCGATGCGCTGCACGCCGATGGCGCACCCCAGGTGCAGATCAATCAACTGGACTACAGCGCCATTCGTGCCGACATGGCACTGCAGATTCAGGCGCCCGGCTTTGCCGAGCTGGAACGCCTGCGCGAGCGCCTGGAGCAGGCCGGCCAGGCAGTGCAGATGGGCTCGGCGAGCCGTGAGGCGGATGGCGTCAGCGCGCGCCTGGTGATAGGAGGATGA
- the gspJ gene encoding type II secretion system minor pseudopilin GspJ, whose product MNRSGERLRERSGRAPSGRAMRGFTLLELLIAIAIFALLGLATYRMLDSVLSADAATRAHEQQLRELTRAMAAFERDLRQVVVRPIRDGFGDPQPALRSDLADASALELTRSGWRNPLGQPRAELQRVRWQLSGERWQRRYWRVLDRAQDSQPQVQQALDGVQSVSLRYLDKDGQWQADWPPANASGDGLLTGLPKAVELRLQHRRHGELRRLLRLPDIAPENLGGPEVPNEEPEEPQT is encoded by the coding sequence ATGAACCGTAGCGGCGAGCGTCTTCGTGAGCGGAGTGGTCGCGCGCCAAGCGGCCGGGCGATGCGCGGCTTCACCCTGCTCGAGCTATTGATCGCCATCGCCATCTTCGCCCTGCTGGGGCTGGCCACCTACCGCATGCTCGACAGCGTGCTCAGTGCCGATGCCGCCACACGCGCCCATGAACAGCAGTTGCGCGAGCTGACGCGGGCCATGGCGGCCTTCGAGCGCGACCTGCGCCAGGTGGTGGTGCGGCCGATTCGCGACGGTTTCGGCGATCCCCAGCCGGCACTGCGCAGCGATCTGGCTGACGCCAGCGCCCTGGAGCTGACCCGTTCCGGCTGGCGCAACCCGCTGGGCCAGCCGCGTGCCGAATTGCAACGGGTACGCTGGCAGCTCAGTGGTGAGCGCTGGCAGCGCCGCTACTGGCGCGTGCTGGACCGCGCTCAGGACAGCCAGCCGCAGGTGCAGCAGGCGCTGGATGGGGTTCAGTCCGTGAGCCTGCGCTACCTGGACAAGGACGGCCAGTGGCAAGCCGACTGGCCACCGGCCAATGCTTCGGGCGATGGCCTGCTGACCGGGCTGCCGAAGGCGGTGGAGCTGCGCCTGCAGCACCGACGGCACGGCGAGCTGCGCCGTCTGCTGCGATTGCCGGATATCGCCCCGGAGAATCTCGGCGGGCCCGAGGTTCCCAACGAAGAGCCCGAGGAGCCGCAGACATGA
- the gspE gene encoding type II secretion system ATPase GspE — MNASLLETPLRRLPFSFAKRHGVVFMLHEGQACLGHRADCDPVALAEAQRFAGRALPLQLLAPSEFAQVLGTAYQHDSASMQLAEDIGGSFDLASLADQVPETEDLLEQEDDAPIIRLINAILGEAIKENASDIHLETFEKRLVVRFRVDGILREVLEPKRELAALLVSRVKVMARLDIAEKRVPQDGRISLKVGGREVDIRVSTLPSANGERVVLRLLDKQAGRLSLQHLGMRAEDRALMEETVRKPHGILLVTGPTGSGKTTTLYASLVSLNDHTRNILTVEDPIEYHLEGIGQTQVNAKVDMTFARGLRAILRQDPDVVMVGEIRDKETAEIAVQASLTGHLVLSTLHTNSAIGAITRLVDMGVEPFLLSSSLLGVLAQRLVRVLCPACKEPYPADAAECTLLGVPASPPPTLYHARGCAQCHQQGYRGRTGIYELVVFDETMRTLVHSRASEQEMTRHARTLGPSIRDDGRRKVLEGVTTVEEVLRVTREE, encoded by the coding sequence ATGAACGCTTCGCTGCTCGAAACTCCCCTGCGCCGCCTGCCCTTCAGCTTTGCCAAGCGTCACGGCGTGGTGTTCATGCTCCACGAGGGGCAGGCCTGCCTGGGCCATCGGGCCGATTGCGACCCCGTGGCGCTGGCCGAGGCGCAGCGCTTTGCCGGACGTGCATTGCCCCTGCAGCTGCTGGCTCCCAGCGAGTTCGCCCAGGTGCTGGGCACGGCCTATCAGCACGATTCGGCGTCCATGCAGCTGGCCGAGGACATCGGCGGCAGCTTCGATCTGGCCTCGCTGGCCGACCAGGTGCCGGAAACCGAAGACCTGCTCGAGCAGGAGGACGACGCGCCGATCATCCGCCTGATCAACGCCATCCTCGGCGAAGCGATCAAGGAGAACGCCTCCGACATCCACCTGGAGACCTTCGAGAAACGCCTGGTGGTACGTTTTCGCGTCGACGGCATTCTCCGCGAGGTGCTCGAGCCCAAGCGCGAGCTGGCGGCGCTGCTGGTCTCGCGGGTCAAGGTGATGGCTCGGCTGGACATCGCCGAGAAGCGCGTGCCGCAGGACGGACGTATTTCGCTCAAGGTGGGTGGGCGCGAGGTGGACATCCGCGTCTCCACGCTGCCTTCGGCCAACGGCGAGCGGGTGGTGCTGCGTCTGCTCGACAAGCAGGCCGGGCGCCTGTCGCTGCAGCACCTGGGCATGCGCGCCGAGGACCGCGCGCTGATGGAGGAGACGGTGCGCAAACCGCACGGCATCCTGCTGGTCACCGGCCCCACCGGCTCGGGCAAGACCACCACGCTCTATGCCAGTCTGGTCAGCCTCAACGACCACACGCGCAACATCCTCACGGTCGAGGATCCCATCGAATATCACCTCGAAGGCATCGGCCAGACCCAGGTCAACGCCAAGGTGGACATGACCTTCGCCCGTGGCCTGCGCGCCATCCTGCGTCAGGACCCGGACGTGGTGATGGTCGGCGAGATCCGCGACAAGGAAACCGCCGAGATCGCCGTGCAGGCCTCGCTCACCGGTCACCTGGTGCTTTCGACCCTGCACACCAACAGCGCCATCGGCGCCATCACCCGTCTGGTGGACATGGGCGTGGAGCCCTTTCTGCTGTCCTCGTCGCTGCTCGGTGTGCTGGCCCAGCGTCTGGTACGGGTACTGTGCCCGGCGTGCAAGGAACCATATCCGGCCGATGCGGCCGAATGTACGCTGCTGGGCGTGCCGGCCAGCCCGCCGCCGACGCTCTACCATGCGCGCGGCTGTGCCCAGTGCCACCAGCAGGGCTATCGCGGGCGTACCGGCATCTACGAGCTGGTGGTGTTCGACGAGACCATGCGCACCCTGGTGCACAGCCGCGCCTCGGAGCAGGAAATGACCCGCCACGCGCGCACGCTCGGCCCGAGCATCCGCGACGACGGCCGGCGCAAGGTGCTCGAAGGGGTGACCACGGTGGAAGAAGTGCTGCGGGTGACGCGCGAGGAATGA